The Mycolicibacterium aurum genome segment CACGGCGTGTCGCGCAGTGTCGCCCGGGAAGCGATCCGGGTGCTGGAATCCATGGGCATGGTCGAATCCCGCCGCCGGGTGGGGATCACCGTGCAGCCCGCGGAGAAGTGGAATGTCTTCGATCCGATGCTGATCCGGTGGCGGCTCGACGTCGGCGATCGCACGGCGCTGCTGGTCTCGCTGTCGGAATTGCGCCTGGGATTCGAGCCGGCAGCGGCGGCGCTGGCGGCCCGGCGGGCAACCCCACATCAGTGCCGGGTCATGGCGTCCGCGGTGTCCGACATGGTGGTTCATGGCCGCTCCGGTGATCTGGATGCGTACTTGTTGGCGGACAAGATGTTTCACCAGACGCTGCTGGCGGCCAGTGGCAATGAGATGTTCCGGGCGTTGACCGGGGTGGTCGACGAAGTGCTCACCGGCCGAACGCAACACGGAATGATGCCCGAGAAGCCCAATATTGCGGCGATCGCCCTGCACGACGAGGTGGCACGGGCGATCAGGATGGGCGAAGACAAGCAAGCCGAGCAGGCGATGCGGGCGATCATCGACGAGGCGGCGACCGCTGTCGTCGAGGAGTTCCCTTCGGCTCCCTGACCCTGCAGGTACGGGAGCGACCGCAGACGTAGATGGCTCGAAAACCCCTGAGAAGGAACGGAGTTGGATGAGATGACTGCATCGAGTGATGGCGACGACACCCTCGTCCTTGTGACGGGAGCCGCCGGTTACGTCGGCAGTCATGTGGTGAACCGACTCATCCATGACGGCTACCGCGTCCGCGCCGCAGTCCGCAGCGAAGGCAGGGCAGACGAGGTGCGCAACAACGTGTCCGCGGCCGGCCTCGCCCCAGAGCGGGTCGAGTTCGCGGTCGCCGATCTCGCTGCCGACGACG includes the following:
- a CDS encoding FadR/GntR family transcriptional regulator, producing the protein MLDRPNGGALHGSLLTALGKAIVSGQYPPGRILTLDGVNAEHGVSRSVAREAIRVLESMGMVESRRRVGITVQPAEKWNVFDPMLIRWRLDVGDRTALLVSLSELRLGFEPAAAALAARRATPHQCRVMASAVSDMVVHGRSGDLDAYLLADKMFHQTLLAASGNEMFRALTGVVDEVLTGRTQHGMMPEKPNIAAIALHDEVARAIRMGEDKQAEQAMRAIIDEAATAVVEEFPSAP